A genomic segment from Euleptes europaea isolate rEulEur1 chromosome 17, rEulEur1.hap1, whole genome shotgun sequence encodes:
- the SIAH1 gene encoding E3 ubiquitin-protein ligase SIAH1, translating to MTGKSAFSFLYAWKGVLDTCLPRNKTNKRKEMSRQTATALPTGTSKCTPSQRVPALTGTTASNNDLASLFECPVCFDYVLPPILQCQSGHLVCSNCRPKLTCCPTCRGPLGSIRNLAMEKVANSVLFPCKYASSGCEITLPHTEKADHEELCEFRPYSCPCPGASCKWQGSLDAVMPHLMHQHKSITTLQGEDIVFLATDINLPGAVDWVMMQSCFGFHFMLVLEKQEKYDGHQQFFAIVQLIGTRKQAENFAYRLELNGHRRRLTWEATPRSIHEGIATAIMNSDCLVFDTSIAQLFAENGNLGINVTISMC from the exons ATGACGGGGAAATCCGCCTTCAGTTTTCTATATGCGTGGAAAGGAGTCCTTGATACATGTCTGCCAAGAAACAAAACCAACAAAAGAAAAG aaATGAGCCGTCAGACTGCTACAGCACTTCCTACGGGTACCTCCAAGTGTACACCATCCCAGAGGGTACCTGCGTTGACTGGCACCACCGCATCCAACAATGACTTGGCTAGCCTCTTCGAGTGTCCTGTGTGCTTTGACTATGTACTGCCACCCATTCTgcagtgccaaagtggccacctTGTTTGTAGCAACTGTCGTCCCAAGCTCACGTGCTGTCCAACATGCCGAGGCCCGTTGGGCTCTATTCGTAACTTGGCTATGGAAAAAGTTGCCAACTCTGTACTGTTTCCTTGTAAATACGCCTCCTCCGGCTGCGAGATAACTTTGCCCCACACCGAGAAAGCAGACCATGAAGAGCTTTGTGAATTTAGGCCTTATTCATGTCCGTGCCCCGGTGCTTCTTGTAAGTGGCAAGGATCTCTGGATGCTGTCATGCCCCATCTCATGCACCAGCACAAGTCAATCACAACGCTACAGGGAGAAGATATTGTTTTCCTTGCTACAGACATTAACCTTCCTGGTGCAGTTGACTGGGTTATGATGCAGTCGTGTTTTGGCTTTCACTTCATGTTGGTATTGGAGAAACAGGAGAAGTACGATGGCCACCAGCAGTTCTTTGCAATTGTACAGCTGATAGGAACGCGGAAGCAAGCCGAAAATTTTGCTTACCGGCTAGAGCTGAACGGTCATCGGCGGCGATTGACTTGGGAAGCGACGCCTCGATCGATTCACGAAGGGATCGCGACGGCCATCATGAACAGTGACTGTCTAGTCTTTGATACCAGCATTGCGCAGCTGTTTGCAGAGAACGGCAACTTAGGCATCAATGTGACGATTTCGATGTGCTGA